Proteins encoded within one genomic window of uncultured Draconibacterium sp.:
- a CDS encoding TrkH family potassium uptake protein, protein MKHLKINIALILHIISIVITFESLFMLFAVIVSFIYKESVSTDLSHTFMITFVLGVALNLLTKRQRQVEPSLRESFIIVTLAWVVMALVGTLPYLLTGSIPNFTNAFFESISGFTTTGSSILSDIEALPKSVLFWRAETHWIGGMGIIVLVVAIMPFLKINGIYLFYSEVSSVATEKVSTRIRKVARRLWLIYMGLTFAETIILWIGGMSLFDAICHSFATIATGGFSTKNDSLASFSPFIQYTVTFFMLLSGINFVVHVFWLRGDFKTAFKNEELRLYLKIILVAGTIITLSLFFHHQDMGFEPAFRHAFFQVVSIITATGFATTDYLQWPLQSIGIIAILMLIGASSGSTGGGVKVIRHLVVFKRIRTLYKEYFSSSTVVRVVHYNKNVVRPELINRVFTFVLFYYLILIIGTMIMMLWTNDLKTSFGAVATSMAGIGPGFGTVGPVSNFLHLPDGAKYFLTALMVIGRLEIYSVLVLFTPSFWLD, encoded by the coding sequence ATGAAGCACCTGAAAATAAATATCGCTTTAATTTTACACATCATTTCGATCGTAATAACCTTCGAAAGTCTTTTTATGCTCTTTGCGGTTATTGTCTCATTTATTTATAAAGAGAGTGTTTCTACTGATCTGTCGCATACTTTTATGATCACCTTTGTTTTGGGGGTTGCTTTAAACCTGCTTACCAAAAGACAACGGCAGGTAGAACCGTCGTTGCGCGAGAGTTTTATTATTGTTACGCTGGCCTGGGTGGTAATGGCTTTGGTGGGCACACTCCCCTATTTGCTAACCGGAAGTATCCCGAATTTTACGAATGCTTTTTTCGAATCCATTTCCGGATTTACCACAACCGGATCGTCTATTTTGTCCGACATAGAAGCGCTGCCCAAAAGTGTTTTGTTTTGGCGTGCGGAAACCCACTGGATTGGCGGAATGGGAATTATTGTTTTGGTGGTGGCCATTATGCCGTTTCTGAAAATTAACGGTATTTACCTGTTTTACTCCGAAGTATCGAGTGTGGCCACCGAAAAAGTATCGACACGAATACGTAAAGTAGCACGCAGATTATGGCTGATTTATATGGGGCTGACTTTTGCCGAAACTATTATTTTATGGATCGGCGGCATGTCGCTGTTTGATGCCATTTGCCATTCGTTTGCAACCATTGCCACTGGCGGATTCTCCACAAAGAATGACAGTTTGGCCAGTTTCTCTCCATTTATACAATACACCGTTACCTTTTTTATGCTGCTTTCGGGAATCAACTTTGTGGTGCATGTTTTCTGGTTACGTGGCGATTTTAAAACCGCATTCAAAAACGAAGAACTACGACTGTACTTAAAAATCATTTTGGTGGCCGGAACGATCATCACCCTGTCTCTTTTCTTTCATCATCAGGATATGGGATTTGAGCCGGCTTTCCGTCATGCCTTTTTCCAGGTGGTTTCCATTATTACCGCAACCGGTTTTGCCACGACCGATTATTTGCAGTGGCCCTTACAATCCATCGGAATAATTGCTATTCTGATGTTGATCGGAGCATCGTCGGGATCAACAGGCGGTGGCGTAAAAGTTATCCGTCACCTGGTTGTTTTTAAACGCATTCGCACACTCTATAAAGAATATTTTTCGTCAAGCACCGTAGTTCGAGTGGTTCATTACAATAAGAATGTTGTACGACCCGAGCTCATTAACCGGGTATTCACTTTTGTACTTTTTTATTACCTCATCCTTATAATTGGCACGATGATAATGATGCTTTGGACAAACGACCTGAAAACTTCGTTTGGTGCGGTGGCCACAAGTATGGCCGGAATTGGTCCGGGATTCGGTACCGTTGGACCTGTAAGCAACTTCCTGCATTTACCCGACGGAGCCAAATATTTCTTAACTGCGCTAATGGTAATCGGCCGTTTGGAAATCTATTCGGTACTGGTACTTTTCACCCCTTCGTTCTGGCTCGATTAA
- a CDS encoding sulfatase codes for MKSLFVLTLFASALLFGACSQKEKEPQRPNIIFIMSDDHAYQAISAYDDKLIKTPNIDRIADEGMLFTNACVSNSICAPSRATILTGKHTHIHGKIDNNFPFDTTNVTFPQLLHNAGYQTAMFGKLHFGNNPKGFDEFKILPGQGDYYNPDFITNNGDTTIQGYVTDVITDLAIDWMDNRRKDDEPFLMMYLHKAPHREWYPAERHYKEFTKKTFPEPETLFDDYRGRGSAAKEAEMNLLKHMTVSADNKIYPELAKELGVEEMSEWGFNVFKSKYARFTDEQKASWDAVYEPINEEFAKLYPTMNDSAFMRWKYQRYMQDYLGCIASVDENVGRLLDHLKEQGLDVNTIVVYTSDQGFYLGEHGWFDKRFIYNESFKTPLLVKWPGKIAPGSVSDEMVQNLDFAQTFLEAAGVEAPADMQGESLMPLLLGDTAAWTRDAVYYHYYEYPGFHMVKRHYGIVTTDFKLAHFYYDFDEWELYDRKKDPLELNNVYDDPAYADIVTTLTKQLQDLRVQYKDSEELDQYFIQKYKDRGLIK; via the coding sequence ATGAAAAGTTTATTTGTACTAACTCTTTTTGCATCTGCCCTGCTTTTTGGAGCTTGTTCGCAAAAAGAAAAAGAACCGCAGCGCCCTAACATTATTTTTATCATGAGCGACGATCATGCGTACCAGGCCATTAGCGCCTACGACGATAAGTTGATCAAGACGCCAAATATCGATCGGATTGCCGATGAAGGAATGCTGTTTACCAACGCCTGTGTTTCCAACTCGATTTGTGCTCCGTCGCGGGCAACCATTCTTACCGGAAAACACACGCACATCCACGGAAAGATCGACAATAACTTTCCTTTCGACACAACGAATGTTACTTTTCCGCAGCTGTTACACAATGCCGGTTACCAAACAGCTATGTTTGGCAAGCTGCATTTCGGGAACAATCCAAAAGGTTTTGATGAGTTCAAAATCCTTCCCGGTCAGGGCGATTATTACAATCCTGATTTTATTACCAACAACGGCGATACAACAATTCAGGGATATGTAACCGATGTGATTACCGACCTTGCGATCGACTGGATGGATAACCGCCGAAAGGACGATGAGCCTTTTTTAATGATGTATCTGCACAAAGCACCTCATCGCGAGTGGTATCCGGCCGAACGCCATTATAAGGAGTTTACCAAAAAGACTTTCCCCGAACCGGAAACATTGTTTGATGACTATAGAGGCAGAGGATCGGCAGCGAAAGAAGCCGAAATGAACCTGCTAAAACACATGACAGTTTCGGCCGATAACAAAATTTACCCGGAGCTGGCAAAAGAACTTGGCGTTGAGGAAATGTCGGAATGGGGATTTAACGTTTTTAAAAGTAAATATGCCCGGTTTACCGACGAGCAAAAAGCCAGCTGGGATGCTGTTTACGAACCGATAAACGAGGAGTTTGCCAAGCTGTACCCAACAATGAACGACTCAGCATTTATGCGCTGGAAATACCAACGTTACATGCAGGATTATCTCGGATGTATTGCATCGGTGGATGAGAATGTTGGTCGTTTGCTCGATCATTTAAAGGAGCAGGGATTGGACGTGAATACAATCGTTGTTTATACTTCCGACCAGGGATTTTATCTGGGCGAGCACGGTTGGTTCGACAAACGTTTTATTTACAACGAATCGTTTAAAACACCGCTGTTGGTAAAGTGGCCGGGGAAAATTGCTCCAGGATCGGTTTCGGATGAAATGGTACAAAACCTCGATTTTGCACAAACTTTTCTGGAGGCTGCCGGAGTTGAAGCACCAGCGGATATGCAAGGCGAAAGCCTGATGCCCCTGTTACTTGGCGACACTGCCGCCTGGACACGCGATGCGGTTTATTATCACTACTACGAATATCCGGGTTTCCATATGGTAAAACGCCATTACGGAATTGTAACCACCGATTTTAAACTGGCACATTTTTACTACGATTTTGACGAGTGGGAATTGTACGACCGCAAAAAAGATCCGCTGGAACTGAATAATGTTTACGACGATCCGGCATATGCCGATATTGTAACTACACTGACAAAACAATTACAGGATCTACGTGTGCAATACAAAGACTCGGAAGAGTTGGATCAATATTTTATTCAAAAGTATAAAGACCGGGGGCTGATAAAATAA
- a CDS encoding ATP-binding protein, translating into MRKRNSLAVKLSPALLATFVFIVLVACSFAFYKFKMGQWEKDVRSEILDQMTGKKSNLEKALYSRIYYTRGVAGYVALNPAVTDLEFSELAKEYIKSDTVIGTMALAKDCIIGSIYPLNGHEEAVGLNLLDHPERKEMVEKTIETQLTFIAGPVELVEGGTAFISYTPIFDKTKGLENDFWGLTDIVINQNMLFNEAGLYDESSPYKYALRGYDGSGNNGAAFWGDDEIFDKDPVLVNIDLPIGHWALAAVPVKGWNAYFNQDKTLLNLLVISALVISVLMWLFARAVIKLRISEQQLKAVFSSLDSIIIEFDSEGNYLDIKSINPDMLVLPENELRGKNVDEIFDKEKARFFKEAIRKCIANRELVVVEYPVLIRKEERWFSARISNKDTNTVIFNSHEVTENKKREHRLIKSETELKNAVEMQNKFLSVLAHDLRGPLGSQNSILDLLYEQYDEMDEKTRKNFLDSLRESSHNLFALLENLLKWSMSKSGKIDVQPVEFDLLEVCNNLSGYYKKQAKTKGVHLLNELNTTIRVFADVNLFETILRNLISNAIKFTPENGEVVISVESKNVDGKVSYVVKITDNGVGIDEERMTNLFGVDKTKSTNGTASETGSGFGLILCQELAQKMGTTIKVESTKGKGSTFSLSVPGV; encoded by the coding sequence ATGAGAAAGAGAAACTCTCTTGCCGTTAAACTAAGTCCTGCTTTGCTTGCTACGTTTGTTTTTATTGTTCTTGTTGCGTGTTCCTTTGCCTTTTATAAATTTAAGATGGGGCAATGGGAAAAAGATGTGCGGAGCGAGATACTAGACCAAATGACTGGTAAAAAATCCAATCTGGAGAAAGCACTTTATTCACGCATCTACTACACGCGAGGAGTGGCTGGTTATGTTGCTCTAAATCCGGCAGTTACTGATTTAGAATTCTCAGAATTAGCTAAAGAATACATAAAGAGCGATACCGTTATTGGAACAATGGCGTTGGCGAAAGATTGTATTATAGGTTCAATTTATCCTTTAAACGGACATGAAGAAGCGGTAGGATTAAACTTGCTGGATCATCCGGAACGAAAAGAAATGGTTGAAAAGACCATTGAAACCCAATTGACATTTATTGCCGGCCCGGTTGAATTGGTCGAAGGAGGTACTGCTTTTATTAGTTACACTCCAATTTTTGATAAAACCAAAGGCCTCGAAAATGACTTCTGGGGGCTTACCGATATTGTAATAAATCAAAATATGCTTTTTAATGAAGCGGGGCTCTACGATGAGAGCTCCCCTTATAAATATGCACTTCGTGGTTACGACGGATCTGGGAATAACGGCGCTGCTTTTTGGGGCGATGATGAAATTTTTGATAAAGATCCTGTGCTTGTTAATATTGATCTTCCAATTGGACATTGGGCCTTGGCAGCAGTTCCGGTTAAGGGATGGAATGCTTATTTCAATCAGGATAAAACGCTGCTTAATTTACTTGTAATTAGTGCTTTGGTGATTAGTGTGTTAATGTGGTTGTTTGCACGGGCCGTGATTAAATTAAGAATAAGCGAACAGCAGTTAAAGGCTGTTTTTAGTTCGCTTGACAGTATTATTATTGAATTTGACAGTGAAGGTAATTACCTGGATATTAAATCAATTAATCCGGACATGCTTGTTTTGCCCGAAAATGAATTGCGTGGTAAAAATGTGGATGAAATATTTGATAAGGAAAAAGCCCGTTTTTTTAAGGAGGCCATTCGTAAATGCATTGCTAACAGGGAGCTTGTAGTTGTTGAATATCCGGTTCTTATTCGTAAAGAAGAACGGTGGTTTTCGGCGCGAATTAGTAACAAAGATACCAATACAGTTATTTTTAATTCGCATGAAGTTACTGAAAACAAAAAACGGGAACACCGCCTGATCAAATCGGAAACTGAACTGAAAAATGCAGTTGAAATGCAGAACAAGTTTCTATCGGTTTTAGCTCATGATTTACGTGGGCCATTGGGGAGTCAAAATAGTATTCTGGATTTACTATATGAGCAGTATGACGAGATGGATGAAAAGACACGTAAAAACTTTTTAGATTCTTTGCGGGAATCGTCACACAACTTATTTGCGCTACTCGAAAACCTGCTGAAATGGTCCATGTCAAAATCTGGAAAGATAGATGTGCAGCCGGTTGAATTTGATTTGCTGGAGGTTTGTAACAATTTGTCTGGCTATTATAAGAAACAGGCTAAAACAAAAGGAGTACATCTTTTAAATGAACTTAATACGACCATAAGAGTTTTTGCCGATGTAAACTTGTTTGAAACAATTTTACGCAACCTGATATCGAATGCCATTAAATTTACACCTGAAAATGGAGAGGTGGTCATTTCGGTTGAGTCGAAGAATGTCGACGGAAAGGTTTCTTATGTAGTGAAAATTACCGATAATGGAGTTGGAATTGACGAAGAAAGAATGACCAATTTGTTTGGGGTAGATAAGACAAAATCAACAAACGGAACAGCCAGCGAAACAGGCAGTGGTTTTGGTTTGATTTTATGTCAGGAGTTGGCACAAAAAATGGGTACAACAATTAAGGTGGAGAGTACAAAAGGTAAAGGGAGTACCTTCTCTCTTTCAGTACCCGGTGTTTAA
- a CDS encoding HlyD family efflux transporter periplasmic adaptor subunit encodes MDNRSRLFVFSLLAIMASVLFACKGNPDKSTIKTEVVNRGPVVASFKCQGTVRSANIVSLINPLRNSVVAVYKMPGTKVEKGELIMQLEKTAIQDEIASLNNQIQQKENALEKNRLNAKSIQLDLNQGEEAKKTRVQNMKHSLEQQEKLLEAGGTSQARVDQIKQNLLLAEQDLNNQAEKNSIRLQQLEMDERNLALQIQLFKKSLNTQRSILQQTEVKAPVSGVLLEVAGNVGDYVSLDQALVKIADESTSKIVGIAGKNKLALIQAGGEVEVTVNNEKFTGTIGQVYEDENSESVSFDVYVAENDQQKMVGAENVELLVKANDKENVLRIRKLPGMALSQHFDVLLQKDDEVIRTEIVLGTFGKDYCEIISGVKEGDVILVEDPSATSAL; translated from the coding sequence ATGGATAACAGATCCCGATTATTTGTTTTTAGCCTTCTGGCAATTATGGCGAGCGTACTGTTTGCCTGTAAAGGAAATCCGGATAAATCAACTATTAAAACCGAAGTTGTGAATCGTGGCCCGGTAGTGGCTTCGTTTAAGTGCCAGGGAACCGTTCGTTCAGCCAATATTGTGTCGCTAATAAATCCTTTACGAAATTCGGTGGTCGCCGTTTATAAAATGCCCGGCACGAAGGTAGAAAAAGGGGAACTTATTATGCAACTCGAAAAAACTGCAATACAGGATGAAATTGCAAGTTTGAATAACCAGATACAACAAAAAGAAAATGCTCTTGAGAAAAACCGGTTAAATGCAAAAAGTATTCAGCTCGATCTGAATCAGGGAGAAGAGGCAAAAAAGACACGCGTTCAGAATATGAAACATTCGCTCGAGCAGCAGGAAAAACTGTTGGAAGCAGGCGGAACATCGCAGGCAAGAGTTGACCAAATAAAACAAAACCTTTTGTTGGCAGAGCAGGATTTGAATAATCAGGCCGAAAAGAATTCCATACGTTTGCAGCAGCTTGAAATGGATGAACGAAACCTGGCCTTACAAATTCAGTTGTTTAAAAAGAGCCTGAATACACAACGCTCCATCTTGCAGCAAACTGAAGTGAAAGCACCTGTTTCGGGAGTTTTGCTGGAAGTTGCCGGAAATGTGGGCGATTATGTTTCGCTCGATCAGGCGCTGGTAAAAATTGCGGATGAAAGTACTTCTAAAATTGTTGGAATTGCCGGTAAAAATAAACTCGCTCTTATACAGGCCGGGGGAGAGGTGGAAGTGACCGTGAACAACGAGAAATTTACGGGAACAATCGGTCAGGTTTACGAAGATGAAAATTCGGAGTCTGTGTCGTTTGATGTTTATGTTGCCGAAAATGATCAGCAAAAAATGGTCGGAGCTGAAAATGTTGAGCTTCTGGTAAAAGCCAACGATAAAGAAAATGTGCTGCGAATCAGAAAATTGCCGGGAATGGCGTTATCGCAACATTTCGATGTGTTGCTTCAGAAAGATGATGAAGTGATTCGCACCGAAATAGTTCTGGGCACCTTTGGAAAAGATTACTGCGAAATTATTTCAGGTGTTAAAGAAGGCGATGTTATTTTGGTTGAAGATCCTTCTGCAACATCTGCTCTTTAA
- a CDS encoding SprT family zinc-dependent metalloprotease: MASQVVQLKHIGKVTFSQNQRSKNIKLSVKPDKSVLVSFPFFITPKEAMAFVVKNEHWVLKQQEKMQARSTIIKPGTEIETKLHKIRIVQGEKNDANRQGDNIIISVTDFENEDSIAFIDEIVTTVYRHEAKRLLPVRISDLAKKHGFNYNKVTIRNNRRNWGSCSSKNNISLNLQMMKLPVKLIDYILLHELVHTEIKNHGPKFWERLNQITDGKARELAREVKKFSTYTL, translated from the coding sequence ATGGCAAGCCAAGTAGTTCAATTAAAACATATAGGCAAGGTAACATTTTCTCAGAACCAGCGATCTAAAAATATTAAACTTAGCGTAAAACCCGACAAATCGGTGCTGGTTTCTTTTCCTTTTTTTATCACACCAAAGGAGGCGATGGCTTTTGTGGTAAAAAATGAGCATTGGGTTTTAAAGCAGCAGGAAAAAATGCAGGCCCGCTCAACCATCATAAAACCGGGCACCGAGATTGAAACTAAGTTGCATAAAATCCGCATTGTTCAGGGCGAAAAAAACGATGCCAACCGACAAGGCGATAACATAATAATTTCGGTTACTGATTTTGAAAACGAAGACTCGATTGCTTTTATCGATGAGATTGTAACTACTGTTTACCGCCACGAAGCCAAACGTTTACTCCCGGTACGAATTTCCGATCTGGCCAAAAAACACGGTTTTAACTACAACAAAGTTACCATCCGTAACAACCGTCGGAACTGGGGAAGCTGCTCGTCAAAAAACAATATCAGCCTGAATTTGCAAATGATGAAACTGCCCGTAAAGCTGATCGATTATATTCTGCTACACGAATTGGTCCATACCGAGATTAAAAATCATGGACCAAAATTCTGGGAACGACTCAACCAAATTACTGATGGCAAGGCACGCGAACTGGCACGCGAAGTAAAGAAGTTCTCCACTTACACTCTTTAA